TTCAAAAGATGGTTATTCTTATTTCTCACCAACAAAGGCATTCCCTTCTAATCAATGGGGGATGTATGATGCCATTGGGAATGTTTGGCAATTTACAAATGATTATTATGATTCACAAACGTATTTACTTGCATACCAAACGGAGAAACAATCTGGAATCCCAGTCACCAATCCCAAAGGACCAACAAGTGGAACAAAAGTAGTGGCAAGAGGTGGATCATGGTGGTGTTCTGAAAAAACCTGCAAAGGCCATGGGCTTTTTTACCGCGGCAAAATTCAAAAAGATTCACCTTTTAATAACAATGGGTTTCGATGTGTGAAAGATGTGAACCCATGATAAACAGCAGATCATTATAGCGAATCTCCTTACCTTTTTTTTAATTTTAACTTTTTAGTTGCCTTAGACTAGGAATAGTACGAAAAGATCCCAACTCATTTTCCATTCCTTCCAATTACTTCCTTTTCATAAGATTCCATCGTCAAAGAATGGGGACAGAAAACATTCGTTTTTTCTAAACTTCTGTTTTGACCATTTATGGATTTATTGCATAAATTTTTTATCATCTCACCGACTGATGTGTATTTTGTGGAAGGAACCTATAATGCATGGTTCGTAATCCTTTCCATTTTCATCTCCATCCTTGCTTCTTGGATTTCCTTATATTTATTAAATCGATTTTCAGAAGTGGGAAATCAGTTTTCTCGTTTTGCAATTTTGTTTACTGCAAGTTTGTCACTCGGTGGTGCAGTTTGGTCAATGCATTTCATTGGAATGATATCCTTTGAACTTTGTACGACAGTAACGTATGATAAATTGATTACCAGTTTATCAATCCTTCCCAGTTTTATAGCATCGTTTTTTGCGCTAAGGACACTGAGTAAAAAAAGGATCACTCGATTTGAATTGGTTTCCGTAGGCATCCTTGTTGGTGCTGGCATTGGTTTTATGCATTATATGGGAATGTCAGCCATGGAAATGAAACCAAAATTAATGTATGATCCCATTTTATTTTTAGTTTCTCTTATTGTAGCAATTGTCTTATCGATTGTATCTATTTTCATTCAGTTTCGATTAAAAAACTCTAAACTAAAAATACGAAATTTGTATCTTTCCTTATTCAGCGGAATCGTGATGGGTTCTGCAATTTCAGGGATGCATTATACAGGAATGGCTGCTGCTCGATTTGTTGTACCCATTGGTACACAAATAGACAATACAACTCATGACCAAATCTTTTTAGCTTTTTTAGTTGGATTTGGAAGTTTATTTGTGATTGGTTCTGCGGTTGTAACAATTGCCTTTATCAGTTATAAGGATTTATTCCAGAACTTAGAAAAAAGCGAATCGAGATTACGTGCCATCATTGAAACGGCAGCAGATGCCATTGTCATGATCAATACTCAAGGAATTGTGCAAGAATTTAACGTAACCGCAGAGCGAATGTTTGGTTGGAGTGCAAAAGATATCATTGGTAAAAATGTTAAAATACTCATGCCAAGTCCCTTCCGAGAGGAACATGATGGTTACTTATCCAGTTATTTGAACACAGGTGAAGCTAAAATCATTGGGAGTGGTCGAGAAACCATTGCCTTACGAAAAGATGGAACCACTTTTCCCATAAGACTCGCCATAGGTCACACCAAACTCCCGCAAGATGATATATTTGTTGGCCTCATCAGTGATATTTCAGAAAGGATTTTGATCGAAAATGCTTTAAAGGACAACGAAGAACAGCTCAAATCTTTTATCCAAAATATCCCAGGAGTTGTGTATCGTTGTTTAAACGATGAATATTGGACTTCTGTTTTCTTAAGTGATGCAATTTATTCATTATCAGGATACCCTGCTCGTGAGTTCCTTGAACCAAATCGGATTCGTACTTTTTCAGATATCATCCATCCTGAAGATAGAGAACATGTTTCAAATACCATTCAAAATGCAATTGATATATCTGATACCTTTGTTCTTAACTATCGAATTGTTCATAAAAGTGGGGATATACGTTGGGTTCTAGAATATGGTGGGCTTGTTTATGATGAAAACAAAGAAGTGAAATTTTTGGATGGTGTGATTCTAGACAATACTGATCGACGTATGATTGAGGAAGCACTTATTGAATCCAAAGAAAAAGCAGAAATGGCATCGATCACAAAAACAACTTTTTTAGCAAATATGAGCCATGAAATCCGCACTCCCATGAATGCTATCATCGGTTTTACAGAAGTTTTACTTGCTGATCAAATTCCTCTCCAACAGAAAAAACATTTAGAAACCATTCGAAATTCAGCAAAATCTTTGTTACGATTGTTAAACGACATTCTCAATTCTGCAAAATTAGATAAAGGAGCTGTAGAACTTGAAATTGTAGATTTTTCATTACTTTCACTGGTTGACCAAGTTTCTTCCACATTCGTGATGGAAGCTAAAAAAAAGGGGTTGGATTTTTCTACACAGTTTTCAAGTGAATTAGCGGACTATTATAAAGGTGATAGCCTTAGAATCCGCCAAATCCTAACCAATTTAATTGGGAATGCGATAAAATTTACAAAAGATGGGCAAATTAATTTGTCTGTTGCACCAAATGGTAGTTCGGTTGTTTTTCATATTCATGATACAGGAATCGGAATCGCAGAAGACCGTCTGGAAAAAATATTTGAGCCTTTTACACAAGCCGATGTTTCAATGAGTCGAAAATTCGGAGGTACGGGACTTGGTACTACCATATCAAAACAATTGGTAGAACTAATGGGAGGTAAAATTTGGGTAGAAAGCAAATTGGGAGAAGGAAGTGATTTTTATTTTAGCCTTCCACTATTAAAAGGAAATTTAGAAACTCTCATTCAGGATAAGGAACTCCAACCTTTGCCAAATTTAAAAGTTCTCATTGTTGATGACGTCAAACAAAATGTGGAACTCATACAAATCCTTTTAGAAACAAACGGACATCAGGTGGAAATTGCAAATAATGGATTGGAAGCATTTTTATCCTTCCAATCAAATTCATTCGATTTAGTCCTTATGGATATCCAAATGCCCGAGATGGATGGACTGGAAGCTACAAAACAAATTCGAATCTTTGAATCAAACCACAATTTATCTCAAACTCCTATCATTGCTTTATCGGCAAGTGTCTTTGAGGAAGACAAACAACAAGCGAAATTGGCAGGAATGAATGGATTTGTGTCTAAACCTATTGATGTGGATGAATTATACCATGAGATTTCAAAATGGATTCATCAAAATCCAAAGGATGGAGAAAAACAAATCCTAAAACAGAGTGAAAAAAATTTGGAATCGAATGAAAATCTTTGGGAATTGGATTATCCTTTCCCAGAAAAAATCAATTGGGATCGCGGAATCAAAATTTATGGAAATAAATCAAAATTCGTATCTGTCATTCAAAATTTTTTAGAAGAACAAATCAAATCCATTCCAAATATAAAACTTTCTTCTTTAAAATTGAACGAGACAAAGGAACTTTTACACAAATGGAAAGGTGTGACATCAAATTTGGGTTTAACATCGGTTTTGGAAATTATCAAAGAATGGGAGAATCAACTCCTTTCTCCCTCAGACATTCCATTGGTATTATCCGAAATGGAAAAAACTTTCCATTCCTATCGAACAATGGTGTTATCGATTCTGGATAAAAAATCTGCGAACATTCAATTGGAACATACTGGTTTGCATAAAAATTCGCAAACATCGGAATCTGAGATAAAAAAATCCTTAACGATAGAGGAAACAAATCAAGTGATTGGATTAATAGAAAAATGTATCCAATCTTTCCAAAAAGCTAATCTCAATCAAAATGATTGGAATGAAATTAGTTCACTCCTTACTCATACAAAATTCGAGAAAGATTTAAAGTCTCTCACAAAGTCGATTGATCAGTTTGACTTTGATACTGCAATTCAACTTTTATTCGATTTAAATCAAAATTTAGGAGGCAAATCCAATGATACAGAATTCTAAACCAAAGATTCTCATTATCGACGATGAAGCTACAAACTTACAGATACTCAATGAGATTTTAAAGAATGAATATTCTCTTTTTTTTGCAAAAGATGCGGAAAAAGGATGGGAACTAGCCAATAATGAATTTCCTGATTTGATATTATTAGATGTTATGATGCCAGAAACAACTGGATATGATCTTATCAAAAAATTGAAAGATAACCAGGTTACTAAATTTATCCCAGTAATATTTGTAACTGCTTTAACAGATGTTGGTGATGAAGAAAAAGGTTTCAAACTAGGAGCTGTTGATTACATCACAAAACCGGTTAGTCCTTCCATCGTAAAAGCAAGGGTAAAAACACATTTGTCGCTTGTCGACAGTAACGAAGTAAAAATCACTCGTTTGCAAATCATCCAACGATTGGGAATGGCATCTGAATACAAAGACAATGAAACAGGAATGCACGTCATTCGCATGAGTCATTATTCAAAAACTCTTGCACGAGCCATAGGTTATAGCGAAGAAGGTGCTGAAGAAATTTTAAATGCAGCACCTATGCATGATGTTGGTAAAATAGGAATCCCCGATTCCATCATCCAAAAACCTGGAAAACTCACAGAAGAAGAATGGCAAATCATGAAACGCCATCCCGAAATTGGGGCGGAGATTATCGGTGACCATCATTCCAGTTTATTAAAGTTAGCAAAATCAATCGCACTCACACACCACGAAAAATTTGATGGAACAGGGTATCCGTACCAACTCAAAGGAGAAAACATTCCATTGGAAGGACGGATCATTGCTATCGCTGACGTTTTTGATGCTCTCACAACCGTTAGGCCTTATAAAAAAGCTTGGGAAGTAGAAGATGCTTTAGGTTATTTACAAAAAGAATCGGGAACCCATTTTGACCCTAAATTAGTAAAAGAGTTTTTAACAGTTTTACCTAAAGTTTTGGAAATCAAAGCAGAATGGCCAGAAGATATAGAAAAATCGAAGTAGGGTAAAGATCGGATTGGAATGAATTCCGGAAATTTAAACAA
The sequence above is a segment of the Leptospira sp. WS39.C2 genome. Coding sequences within it:
- a CDS encoding MHYT domain-containing protein yields the protein MDLLHKFFIISPTDVYFVEGTYNAWFVILSIFISILASWISLYLLNRFSEVGNQFSRFAILFTASLSLGGAVWSMHFIGMISFELCTTVTYDKLITSLSILPSFIASFFALRTLSKKRITRFELVSVGILVGAGIGFMHYMGMSAMEMKPKLMYDPILFLVSLIVAIVLSIVSIFIQFRLKNSKLKIRNLYLSLFSGIVMGSAISGMHYTGMAAARFVVPIGTQIDNTTHDQIFLAFLVGFGSLFVIGSAVVTIAFISYKDLFQNLEKSESRLRAIIETAADAIVMINTQGIVQEFNVTAERMFGWSAKDIIGKNVKILMPSPFREEHDGYLSSYLNTGEAKIIGSGRETIALRKDGTTFPIRLAIGHTKLPQDDIFVGLISDISERILIENALKDNEEQLKSFIQNIPGVVYRCLNDEYWTSVFLSDAIYSLSGYPAREFLEPNRIRTFSDIIHPEDREHVSNTIQNAIDISDTFVLNYRIVHKSGDIRWVLEYGGLVYDENKEVKFLDGVILDNTDRRMIEEALIESKEKAEMASITKTTFLANMSHEIRTPMNAIIGFTEVLLADQIPLQQKKHLETIRNSAKSLLRLLNDILNSAKLDKGAVELEIVDFSLLSLVDQVSSTFVMEAKKKGLDFSTQFSSELADYYKGDSLRIRQILTNLIGNAIKFTKDGQINLSVAPNGSSVVFHIHDTGIGIAEDRLEKIFEPFTQADVSMSRKFGGTGLGTTISKQLVELMGGKIWVESKLGEGSDFYFSLPLLKGNLETLIQDKELQPLPNLKVLIVDDVKQNVELIQILLETNGHQVEIANNGLEAFLSFQSNSFDLVLMDIQMPEMDGLEATKQIRIFESNHNLSQTPIIALSASVFEEDKQQAKLAGMNGFVSKPIDVDELYHEISKWIHQNPKDGEKQILKQSEKNLESNENLWELDYPFPEKINWDRGIKIYGNKSKFVSVIQNFLEEQIKSIPNIKLSSLKLNETKELLHKWKGVTSNLGLTSVLEIIKEWENQLLSPSDIPLVLSEMEKTFHSYRTMVLSILDKKSANIQLEHTGLHKNSQTSESEIKKSLTIEETNQVIGLIEKCIQSFQKANLNQNDWNEISSLLTHTKFEKDLKSLTKSIDQFDFDTAIQLLFDLNQNLGGKSNDTEF
- a CDS encoding HD domain-containing phosphohydrolase, producing the protein MIQNSKPKILIIDDEATNLQILNEILKNEYSLFFAKDAEKGWELANNEFPDLILLDVMMPETTGYDLIKKLKDNQVTKFIPVIFVTALTDVGDEEKGFKLGAVDYITKPVSPSIVKARVKTHLSLVDSNEVKITRLQIIQRLGMASEYKDNETGMHVIRMSHYSKTLARAIGYSEEGAEEILNAAPMHDVGKIGIPDSIIQKPGKLTEEEWQIMKRHPEIGAEIIGDHHSSLLKLAKSIALTHHEKFDGTGYPYQLKGENIPLEGRIIAIADVFDALTTVRPYKKAWEVEDALGYLQKESGTHFDPKLVKEFLTVLPKVLEIKAEWPEDIEKSK